Proteins encoded by one window of Inmirania thermothiophila:
- the cobT gene encoding nicotinate-nucleotide--dimethylbenzimidazole phosphoribosyltransferase, with product MSTTAWTREPVRRPDAAAGEAARLRQQRLTKPPGSLGRLETLAVRLAALQGRARPRLDRVRIVVFAADHGVAEEGVSAFPQAVTVEMIRNFARGGAAISVLARTLGASLEVVDVGAAADPGPLPGVVAARQGAGTANFTRAPAMTPGQLAGALGAGREAVARAREAGCDLFVAGEMGIANTTVAAALTAALLDLAPDAVAGRGTGVDDAGLARKVDAIRRALALHRAAAGDPMEALRRLGGFEIAAIAGAYIACAQAGIPAVVDGFIAGAAALAAVRVRPEVRPWLLFGHRSAEGGHARLLAALGAEPVLDLGMRLGEGTGAAASVAVLRLACALHDGMATFEEAGVSGGPA from the coding sequence ATGAGCACCACGGCATGGACGAGGGAGCCGGTACGCCGGCCCGACGCCGCGGCGGGGGAGGCGGCGCGGCTGCGCCAGCAGCGGCTGACCAAGCCGCCCGGGTCGCTGGGACGGCTCGAGACGCTGGCGGTGCGGCTGGCGGCCCTGCAGGGACGGGCGCGGCCGCGCCTCGATCGGGTGCGAATCGTGGTCTTCGCCGCCGACCACGGCGTCGCCGAGGAGGGGGTGAGCGCCTTCCCCCAGGCGGTCACGGTGGAGATGATCCGCAACTTCGCCCGCGGGGGCGCGGCCATCAGCGTGCTCGCGCGCACCCTCGGGGCGAGCCTGGAGGTGGTGGACGTGGGCGCCGCCGCCGATCCGGGGCCGCTGCCGGGCGTGGTCGCGGCGCGGCAGGGCGCCGGCACGGCCAACTTCACCCGCGCCCCGGCGATGACACCCGGGCAGCTCGCCGGCGCGCTCGGCGCCGGGCGCGAGGCGGTGGCCCGGGCGCGGGAGGCCGGCTGCGACCTCTTCGTCGCCGGCGAGATGGGCATCGCCAACACCACCGTCGCCGCGGCCCTGACGGCGGCCCTGCTGGATCTGGCGCCCGACGCCGTGGCGGGCCGGGGCACCGGGGTGGACGACGCGGGGCTTGCGCGCAAGGTGGATGCGATCCGGCGGGCGCTGGCCCTGCACCGGGCGGCCGCGGGCGACCCCATGGAGGCGCTGCGCCGCCTCGGCGGCTTCGAGATCGCCGCCATCGCCGGCGCCTACATCGCCTGCGCCCAGGCGGGGATCCCGGCGGTGGTGGACGGCTTCATCGCCGGCGCGGCGGCGCTCGCGGCGGTGCGCGTCCGGCCCGAGGTCCGGCCGTGGCTGCTCTTCGGCCACCGCTCCGCCGAGGGCGGTCATGCCCGCCTGCTGGCGGCGCTCGGGGCCGAGCCGGTGCTCGACCTCGGCATGCGTCTCGGCGAGGGCACGGGGGCGGCGGCGTCGGTGGCGGTGCTGCGCCTCGCCTGCGCCCTCCACGACGGCATGGCCACCTTCGAGGAGGCCGGCGTCAGCGGGGGCCCGGCGTGA
- a CDS encoding histidine phosphatase family protein, producing the protein MEVDLLRHGACEGGPILRGGGRDDPLSPEVWRQMEAALRGAGPWRRILTSPLRRCSEFAWRLARRTGTRLETVAELAEMGFGRWEGRTTRELADEPGYLQRLVDPAAATPPEGESWEAFRARVCAGWEAVLAGTGPVLVVTHGGVIRLILGLVLGMPDEALLRIEVPPACRTRLRCGVDEAGRRWASLIAHVPPELGG; encoded by the coding sequence ATGGAGGTGGATCTCCTGCGCCACGGCGCCTGCGAGGGCGGCCCCATCCTGCGCGGCGGCGGCCGGGACGATCCCCTGAGCCCGGAGGTCTGGCGGCAGATGGAGGCGGCGCTGCGCGGTGCGGGGCCGTGGCGGCGGATCCTCACCTCGCCGCTGCGGCGGTGCAGCGAGTTCGCGTGGCGGCTGGCCCGGCGGACCGGGACGCGCCTGGAGACGGTGGCGGAGCTCGCCGAGATGGGGTTCGGCCGCTGGGAGGGGCGCACGACCCGGGAGCTTGCCGACGAGCCCGGCTACCTGCAGCGCCTCGTGGATCCGGCGGCCGCCACGCCCCCCGAGGGCGAGTCCTGGGAGGCCTTCCGCGCCCGGGTGTGTGCGGGCTGGGAGGCGGTCCTTGCCGGCACCGGTCCGGTGCTGGTGGTGACCCACGGCGGCGTGATCCGCCTCATCCTGGGCCTGGTGCTGGGCATGCCGGACGAGGCGCTGCTGCGCATCGAGGTCCCGCCGGCATGCCGCACCCGCCTGCGCTGCGGCGTGGACGAGGCGGGGCGGCGCTGGGCGAGCCTGATTGCCCATGTGCCGCCGGAGCTCGGCGGATGA
- a CDS encoding AbrB/MazE/SpoVT family DNA-binding domain-containing protein, which translates to MATASHEVRIGKQGRVVIPAELRAALKSKPRDRLIARVEGDRLVLETREALIERMQARFRHIPPEVSLVDELISERRQDARREEEALRRS; encoded by the coding sequence ATGGCCACGGCCAGCCACGAGGTCCGCATCGGCAAGCAGGGGCGGGTGGTGATCCCGGCCGAGCTGCGTGCCGCCCTGAAGTCAAAGCCTCGAGATCGCCTGATCGCCCGCGTGGAGGGAGACCGTCTGGTACTGGAGACTCGCGAGGCCCTCATCGAGCGGATGCAGGCACGATTCCGGCACATCCCGCCGGAGGTCAGCCTCGTCGACGAGCTGATCAGCGAGCGACGACAGGACGCCCGGCGCGAAGAGGAGGCGCTGCGGAGATCGTGA
- a CDS encoding adenosylcobinamide-GDP ribazoletransferase has product MLRPLRIALGLLTRWPVPAVPRPTGPEHGASLAWYGVAGVAVGAPVALVAWGAAASGAGAGLAAAVALAVWVLVTGALHLDGLADTADAWVGGLGDRARTLAILKDPASGPAGVTAIVLVLLLAHQGLAALVAQGRWVVPPVAAVAARALAAVLLAWTPYVRPGGMAEAAVRHAPRRACLAGAGVALGASVALGGVPALAAWAGAGGAVLGVRGWALRRLGGLTGDVVGAAIQLAEAAALVAAVAGA; this is encoded by the coding sequence ATGCTGAGGCCGTTGCGGATCGCGCTGGGGCTGCTGACCCGCTGGCCGGTACCGGCGGTGCCGCGGCCGACGGGGCCTGAGCACGGCGCCTCGCTGGCGTGGTATGGGGTGGCGGGCGTGGCCGTGGGCGCGCCGGTGGCCCTGGTGGCCTGGGGCGCCGCGGCCTCGGGGGCGGGCGCGGGGCTTGCGGCGGCCGTGGCCCTGGCGGTGTGGGTCCTCGTGACCGGTGCGCTGCATCTCGACGGGCTTGCGGACACCGCCGACGCCTGGGTGGGCGGGCTCGGCGATCGCGCGCGCACGCTGGCCATCCTCAAGGATCCGGCGAGCGGTCCCGCCGGCGTCACCGCCATCGTGCTCGTGCTGCTGCTCGCGCACCAGGGGCTTGCGGCCCTCGTCGCCCAGGGGCGATGGGTGGTGCCGCCGGTGGCGGCGGTGGCCGCGCGCGCCCTCGCGGCGGTGCTGCTGGCGTGGACGCCCTACGTGCGGCCCGGGGGCATGGCCGAGGCCGCGGTGCGCCACGCGCCACGCCGGGCCTGCCTCGCCGGCGCCGGGGTGGCGCTGGGGGCGAGCGTGGCGCTGGGCGGTGTGCCGGCGCTCGCCGCCTGGGCCGGCGCGGGCGGGGCGGTCCTCGGGGTCCGCGGCTGGGCCCTGCGCCGTCTCGGGGGGCTCACCGGCGACGTCGTGGGGGCGGCGATCCAGCTCGCCGAGGCGGCGGCCCTTGTGGCCGCGGTGGCGGGCGCATAG
- a CDS encoding M20/M25/M40 family metallo-hydrolase, producing MGAVRGRGGVMQGLMAWVARRWEEAVLPALAQYVRIPARSPAFDPDWAGHGHLEAAVAHAAAWCRAQPVRGMTVGVSRLAGRTPLLWVEVAGTGPGEVLLYGHLDKQPEMTGWREGLGPWTPVVEGERLYGRGAADDGYALFAALTALAALQAQGRPHPRCLILAECSEESGSPDLAAHVEALAGRIGSPELVVCLDSGCGDWARLWLTTSLRGLVAGTLRVAVAGEGVHSGDAGGVVPSSFRIARLLLERIEEGASGRLRLPALAVEVPPARRVQAEAAGAVLGETLWRRFPLLAGVRPGAEDPAELVLRRTWGAALEVTGAAGLPAVAAAGNVLRPETVLRLSIRLPPTADPGRAAEAVRTALEADPPHGAHVRFEPDTVAAGWDAPPLPPWLERALDEASRGLFGAPMMQMGEGGSIPFMAMLAERFPEAAFVVTGVLGPGANAHGPNEFLHLPTARRLTAALAEVLARRAAA from the coding sequence ATGGGCGCGGTGCGCGGCAGGGGCGGCGTGATGCAGGGGCTGATGGCGTGGGTGGCGCGGCGCTGGGAGGAGGCGGTGCTGCCGGCGCTTGCGCAGTACGTGCGCATCCCGGCGCGGTCGCCGGCGTTCGATCCGGACTGGGCCGGGCACGGCCATCTGGAGGCGGCGGTGGCCCATGCCGCGGCCTGGTGCCGGGCCCAGCCGGTGCGGGGCATGACGGTGGGGGTGTCGCGCCTTGCGGGGCGCACGCCGCTGCTCTGGGTCGAGGTGGCGGGCACCGGGCCCGGCGAGGTGCTGCTCTACGGGCATCTGGACAAGCAGCCCGAGATGACCGGCTGGCGCGAGGGCCTCGGCCCGTGGACGCCGGTGGTGGAGGGCGAGCGGCTCTACGGGCGCGGCGCCGCCGACGACGGCTACGCCCTCTTCGCCGCGCTCACCGCCCTCGCCGCGCTCCAGGCCCAGGGGCGCCCGCACCCGCGCTGCCTGATCCTCGCCGAGTGCTCCGAGGAGAGCGGCTCGCCCGATCTCGCCGCCCATGTGGAGGCGCTCGCCGGCCGCATCGGCTCCCCCGAGCTCGTGGTCTGCCTCGACTCCGGCTGCGGTGACTGGGCGCGGCTGTGGCTCACCACCTCCCTGCGCGGCCTGGTGGCGGGGACGCTGCGGGTGGCGGTGGCGGGCGAGGGCGTCCACTCGGGGGATGCCGGCGGCGTCGTGCCCTCCAGCTTCCGCATCGCGCGGCTGCTGCTGGAACGGATCGAGGAGGGGGCGAGCGGGCGGCTGCGCCTGCCCGCGCTGGCGGTGGAGGTGCCGCCGGCGAGGCGGGTGCAGGCGGAGGCCGCCGGGGCCGTCCTCGGCGAGACGCTGTGGCGGCGCTTCCCGCTGCTTGCGGGGGTGCGGCCCGGGGCGGAGGATCCGGCGGAGCTGGTGCTGCGGCGGACCTGGGGCGCGGCGCTGGAGGTGACGGGCGCGGCGGGGCTGCCGGCGGTCGCGGCGGCGGGCAACGTGCTGCGCCCGGAGACGGTGCTGAGGCTCTCGATCCGGCTGCCGCCCACGGCGGATCCGGGCCGCGCGGCGGAGGCGGTGCGCACGGCCCTGGAGGCCGATCCGCCCCACGGCGCGCACGTGCGCTTCGAGCCCGACACCGTGGCTGCGGGGTGGGACGCGCCGCCGTTGCCGCCGTGGCTGGAGCGGGCCCTCGACGAGGCCTCGCGCGGGCTCTTCGGCGCCCCCATGATGCAGATGGGCGAGGGGGGCAGCATCCCCTTCATGGCGATGCTCGCCGAGCGCTTCCCCGAGGCCGCCTTCGTCGTCACCGGCGTCCTGGGTCCCGGCGCCAACGCCCACGGCCCCAACGAGTTCCTGCATCTGCCGACGGCGAGGCGGCTCACCGCCGCCCTGGCCGAGGTCCTGGCCCGCCGGGCGGCAGCCTGA